Proteins from one Halovivax limisalsi genomic window:
- a CDS encoding SPW repeat domain-containing protein has product MNGSSPPADERTGRSRDTDRDGLNTDVMQWVSALAAIVGLWIVASPFVYEATDAAYWNNTLVGTGIFLLAGYNFYRMTRDRLASVGAASLAVLLGLWIVVSPFLIEMGSGALSNSTMIAGVVVAALSAYNAYANRRADAPQKAVTRA; this is encoded by the coding sequence ATGAACGGGTCGTCACCACCGGCGGACGAACGAACCGGACGCAGCCGAGACACCGATCGAGACGGGTTGAACACGGACGTGATGCAGTGGGTGAGCGCGCTCGCGGCGATCGTGGGGCTGTGGATCGTCGCCTCGCCGTTCGTGTACGAAGCGACCGACGCGGCCTACTGGAACAACACGCTCGTCGGCACGGGCATCTTCCTGCTCGCCGGCTACAACTTCTACCGGATGACCAGAGACCGCCTCGCGAGCGTCGGAGCGGCGTCGCTCGCCGTGCTCCTCGGACTGTGGATCGTCGTTTCGCCGTTCCTCATCGAGATGGGAAGCGGCGCGTTATCGAACAGCACGATGATCGCCGGCGTGGTCGTCGCTGCGCTCAGCGCCTACAACGCCTACGCGAACCGGCGCGCGGATGCGCCCCAGAAGGCCGTTACGCGCGCCTAA
- the icd gene encoding isocitrate dehydrogenase (NADP(+)), translated as MSYDKIEVPESGTKITLKDGTDDELEVPDDPIIPIIYGDGVGKDVGPAAQQVLEAAADATGREINWMRVYAGESAREKYDENLPDETVEAIKEHRVAIKGPLTTPVGAGFRSLNVGLRKLLDLYANVRPTYHLDGVPSPVKAPEQMDMVTFRENTEDVYAGIEWEEGTDEVERVKSFVEDEMGHDDVIHDGPVGIGVKPITEFGSKRLIRRAIDYALEHDRDSVTLVHKGNIMKFTEGQFRDWGYEVAEEEYGDEVITEDTLWEERDGEQPDDAVVVNDRIADNMLQQLLTRTDNYDVIATMNLNGDYMSDAAGAQIGGLGIAPGANFGDARCLAEPVHGSAPKYEGQDKVNPTAMILSGRMMLEYLGWTDAADLVRDAVEETISSGKVTYDLERNLEDAEKLATSEFADEVVANIETLS; from the coding sequence ATGAGTTACGACAAGATCGAGGTCCCCGAATCCGGGACGAAGATCACGCTGAAAGACGGGACTGACGACGAACTCGAGGTCCCCGACGACCCGATCATTCCGATCATCTACGGCGACGGCGTCGGGAAAGACGTCGGTCCGGCCGCCCAGCAAGTGCTCGAGGCCGCCGCCGACGCGACCGGCCGGGAGATCAACTGGATGCGCGTCTACGCCGGCGAGTCCGCCCGCGAGAAGTACGACGAAAACTTGCCGGACGAGACCGTCGAGGCGATCAAGGAACACCGCGTGGCGATCAAGGGGCCGCTGACGACGCCCGTCGGCGCCGGTTTCCGCTCGCTGAACGTCGGCCTGCGAAAACTGCTCGACCTCTACGCGAACGTCCGCCCGACATACCACCTCGACGGCGTCCCCTCGCCGGTCAAAGCGCCCGAGCAGATGGACATGGTCACCTTCCGCGAGAACACGGAGGACGTCTACGCCGGCATCGAGTGGGAGGAAGGCACCGACGAGGTCGAGCGGGTCAAGTCGTTCGTCGAGGACGAGATGGGCCACGACGACGTCATCCACGACGGCCCCGTCGGCATCGGCGTCAAGCCGATCACGGAGTTCGGCTCCAAGCGGCTGATCCGCCGCGCCATCGACTACGCCCTCGAACACGACCGCGACTCGGTCACGCTGGTCCACAAGGGCAACATCATGAAGTTCACCGAGGGCCAGTTCCGCGACTGGGGCTACGAGGTCGCCGAGGAGGAGTACGGCGACGAGGTCATCACCGAGGACACCCTCTGGGAGGAGCGCGACGGTGAGCAACCCGACGACGCCGTCGTCGTCAACGACCGCATCGCGGACAACATGCTCCAGCAGCTGCTGACCCGCACGGACAACTACGACGTCATCGCGACGATGAACCTGAACGGCGACTACATGTCCGACGCCGCGGGCGCCCAGATCGGCGGGCTCGGCATCGCGCCCGGCGCCAACTTCGGCGACGCCCGCTGTCTCGCCGAGCCCGTCCACGGCTCCGCGCCCAAGTACGAGGGCCAGGACAAGGTCAACCCGACTGCGATGATCCTCTCGGGTCGCATGATGCTCGAGTACCTCGGCTGGACCGACGCCGCCGACCTCGTCCGCGACGCCGTCGAGGAGACCATCTCCTCTGGCAAGGTCACCTACGACCTCGAACGCAACCTGGAAGACGCCGAGAAGCTCGCCACCAGCGAGTTCGCCGACGAAGTCGTCGCGAACATCGAGACGCTGTCGTAG
- a CDS encoding TetR/AcrR family transcriptional regulator, with translation MTADARDAIMRATYEALCDEGYTELTTQAIADRTDRSKAALFYHYESKADLVRAFIEYLLQGFDERIEPTRSAPPVERLAAFVEWGFASSRTDETEYHTAMLELRAQAPYDEGVRAKLRESDDRLRDALVEILADGMESGAFRDHDAESVADLLLSAVDGARTRRLTLGRDAYGESVRDAIVDHLIADVLAPRTAYPTEPAVSIPPDERLVGAVEDLDGRDDESTAQTEAE, from the coding sequence GTGACAGCCGACGCCCGGGACGCGATCATGCGCGCGACGTACGAGGCGCTCTGCGACGAGGGCTACACCGAGCTCACGACGCAGGCCATCGCCGACCGAACGGATCGGAGCAAGGCCGCCCTCTTCTACCACTACGAGTCGAAGGCCGATCTGGTGCGTGCGTTCATCGAGTACCTCCTCCAGGGGTTCGACGAGCGCATCGAACCGACCCGGTCCGCGCCGCCCGTCGAGCGTCTGGCGGCGTTCGTCGAGTGGGGATTCGCTTCCTCGCGAACCGACGAGACCGAGTATCACACCGCGATGCTCGAGCTGCGCGCGCAGGCGCCGTACGACGAAGGCGTCCGCGCGAAACTTCGCGAGAGCGACGACCGATTGCGGGACGCCCTCGTCGAAATTCTCGCGGACGGGATGGAGAGCGGGGCCTTCCGCGACCACGACGCCGAGTCCGTCGCCGACCTGCTGCTCTCGGCGGTCGACGGCGCGCGGACGCGCCGATTGACGCTCGGCCGGGACGCCTACGGCGAGTCCGTTCGCGACGCGATCGTCGACCACCTGATCGCGGACGTGCTGGCACCCCGGACGGCGTACCCGACGGAGCCGGCCGTCTCGATCCCGCCGGACGAACGACTCGTCGGAGCCGTCGAGGACCTCGACGGGAGGGACGACGAGTCCACCGCCCAAACGGAGGCCGAATGA
- the ppk1 gene encoding polyphosphate kinase 1 codes for MRDGESTDQAEPEESATERSEPDARAARSEPPAPPSDAGVDGDDGRANGRRSTGAESEGQSEEVRSEAGADGGPTDTDPDGETFRFRSMADDIASARPDSADRPAHDGAPPERVDLDDPAYYFDRELSELAFQRRVLAEARDETNPLLERVRFLAILTANLDEFFRKRIGGLDRRSRTASGSGSPTGSTPDGRLADALEAAGDLLASQARCYCELLRPALEANGIEILDYEDLSPTEAEAVRSTFEASILPTLTPLTFDPAHPFPFISNQSLSLAVLTRREGTDDVTFSRVKIPRNRARFVTVEPGSRYVLLEDVVRANLDRLFPAVEIVDTALFRVTRNAEVRRADEADDMIEATESVLERRRFGNVVRLEIEPDAADAIVDTLTRELDLADRQVFSLPGPLEYRDFHRIASLDRPDLDAPEWTPQPHPRLAAAARDDARTVFDAIRANDILVHHPYHSFEGTVCRFLERAATDPDVLAIKAAIYRTASESRVIESLITAARNGTQVAVMVELAARFDEANNLEWVERLEAEGIHVAYGTIDYKTHSKTALVVREETDGVGLYSHVGTGNYHSETAKGYEDLGLLTADPAIGRDLVALFNYYTGQSLHGEYETLLVAPVELRDRLGELIRTEAEHARNGEDARLIVKVNRLEDPELIRELYRASMAGVEIDLIVRDICRLRPGIDGVSDRITVHSIVGRFLEHSRIVHARDGGSGRYYVGSADWMQRNLDDRIETLAPVDDPSLRRRLDAILETLLADERNRWVLGTDGTYEPVSTEDENPLDAHEMFMKTARRDAAALPDRPGEDRRSDGDAP; via the coding sequence ATGCGAGACGGGGAGTCGACCGATCAGGCTGAACCCGAGGAATCGGCAACCGAACGATCGGAACCCGACGCCCGCGCCGCGAGATCGGAGCCACCCGCCCCGCCGAGCGACGCTGGCGTGGACGGCGACGACGGGAGGGCCAATGGCCGGCGTTCGACCGGCGCCGAGAGCGAGGGCCAGTCCGAGGAGGTACGTTCCGAAGCGGGCGCGGACGGCGGCCCGACCGACACGGACCCCGACGGGGAGACGTTTCGGTTCCGCTCGATGGCCGACGACATCGCCAGTGCCCGGCCCGATTCGGCCGACCGACCGGCACACGACGGTGCTCCTCCGGAGCGCGTCGACCTCGACGATCCCGCCTACTATTTCGACCGGGAGTTGAGCGAACTCGCCTTCCAGCGACGCGTCCTCGCGGAGGCGCGCGACGAGACGAATCCGCTCCTCGAACGGGTCCGGTTCCTGGCCATCCTGACGGCCAACCTGGACGAGTTCTTCCGCAAGCGGATCGGCGGTCTCGACCGACGCTCGCGGACCGCTTCGGGGAGTGGTTCGCCGACGGGCTCCACCCCGGACGGGCGTCTCGCGGACGCGCTCGAGGCGGCGGGCGACCTCCTCGCGAGCCAGGCGCGGTGTTATTGCGAGCTGTTGCGCCCGGCGCTCGAGGCCAACGGCATCGAGATTCTCGATTACGAGGACCTCTCGCCGACGGAGGCTGAGGCGGTCCGATCGACGTTCGAAGCGTCGATCCTGCCGACCCTGACCCCGTTGACGTTCGACCCGGCACACCCGTTTCCCTTCATCTCGAATCAGAGTCTCTCACTGGCCGTCCTCACCCGGCGCGAGGGGACGGACGACGTCACGTTCTCCCGCGTGAAGATCCCGCGCAATCGCGCCCGCTTCGTCACGGTCGAACCGGGCTCGCGGTACGTCCTCCTGGAGGACGTCGTCCGAGCGAACCTCGATCGCCTGTTCCCGGCCGTCGAGATCGTCGACACCGCCCTGTTCCGCGTGACGAGAAACGCCGAAGTTCGCCGGGCCGACGAGGCCGACGACATGATCGAAGCGACCGAGTCCGTCCTCGAACGGCGTCGCTTCGGGAACGTCGTCCGCCTGGAGATCGAACCCGACGCCGCGGACGCGATCGTCGACACCCTCACGCGGGAACTCGACCTGGCGGATCGCCAGGTGTTCTCCCTTCCCGGTCCCCTGGAGTACCGCGACTTCCACCGGATCGCCTCGCTGGATCGCCCCGACCTCGACGCGCCGGAGTGGACGCCCCAGCCCCATCCCCGCCTGGCAGCGGCCGCTCGCGACGACGCGCGAACGGTCTTCGACGCGATCAGGGCGAACGACATTCTCGTCCACCATCCGTACCACTCCTTCGAGGGGACGGTCTGTCGGTTCCTCGAACGGGCGGCGACGGACCCGGACGTCCTCGCGATCAAGGCGGCGATCTACCGGACGGCGAGCGAATCGCGGGTGATCGAGAGCCTGATCACGGCCGCTCGCAACGGCACGCAGGTCGCCGTCATGGTCGAACTCGCGGCCAGGTTCGACGAGGCGAACAACCTGGAGTGGGTCGAGCGCCTCGAGGCCGAGGGCATCCACGTCGCCTACGGCACCATCGACTACAAGACCCACAGCAAGACCGCGCTGGTCGTCCGCGAGGAAACCGACGGCGTCGGGCTGTACTCCCACGTCGGCACCGGGAATTACCACTCCGAGACGGCGAAGGGCTACGAGGATCTCGGGCTGCTGACCGCCGACCCGGCGATCGGACGCGACCTCGTGGCCCTGTTCAATTACTACACGGGCCAGTCGCTCCACGGCGAGTACGAGACGCTCCTCGTCGCACCGGTCGAGTTGCGAGATCGGCTGGGCGAACTGATCCGCACGGAGGCGGAACACGCACGCAACGGCGAGGACGCTCGCCTGATCGTCAAAGTGAACCGGCTCGAGGATCCCGAACTGATCCGGGAACTCTATCGGGCGTCGATGGCCGGCGTGGAGATCGATCTCATCGTGCGGGATATCTGTCGGCTCCGCCCCGGGATCGACGGCGTCAGCGACCGGATCACCGTCCACAGCATCGTCGGTCGCTTCCTCGAGCATTCCCGGATCGTACACGCGCGCGACGGCGGGAGCGGACGGTACTACGTCGGCTCGGCCGACTGGATGCAACGGAACCTGGACGACCGGATCGAGACGCTGGCACCGGTCGACGATCCCTCGTTACGGCGCCGGCTCGACGCCATCCTGGAGACGCTCCTGGCCGACGAACGCAACCGGTGGGTGCTGGGCACCGACGGGACGTACGAGCCCGTCTCCACCGAGGACGAGAACCCGCTCGACGCCCACGAGATGTTCATGAAAACAGCCAGACGGGACGCCGCAGCGCTCCCGGACCGGCCGGGCGAAGACCGACGCTCTGACGGGGACGCGCCGTAG
- a CDS encoding NUDIX hydrolase — protein sequence MTDGWERVRDRVAARTDRIIEGIQAEWGTDRTGEPFELGPRPFDPDEPPETAGAQLDRIAGVASVVVYYTEAREETVLVFNPGGYWEPPGGVVERDQTPAEAARTEAREEIGVDVALTDVHYTTRCQFQYAAGHSVPLPVVQFVGHRTGGSLHVERERLDHPGVTRATGVFDADVFPEPCRDGDEIRALLASE from the coding sequence ATGACCGACGGATGGGAGCGGGTTCGGGACCGAGTCGCGGCGCGGACCGACCGGATCATCGAAGGGATCCAGGCGGAGTGGGGAACGGACCGGACGGGGGAGCCGTTCGAACTCGGCCCTCGCCCCTTCGACCCCGACGAACCGCCCGAGACGGCCGGCGCGCAGCTCGATCGCATCGCCGGCGTCGCGTCGGTCGTCGTCTACTACACGGAGGCCCGCGAGGAAACGGTCCTCGTCTTCAACCCGGGTGGCTACTGGGAGCCGCCGGGCGGCGTCGTCGAACGAGACCAGACGCCCGCCGAGGCCGCCCGGACGGAGGCCCGCGAGGAGATCGGGGTCGACGTCGCGCTGACGGACGTCCACTACACGACTCGCTGTCAGTTCCAGTACGCAGCAGGCCACTCGGTTCCGCTCCCGGTCGTCCAGTTCGTCGGACACCGCACGGGCGGCTCGCTCCACGTCGAACGCGAGCGACTCGATCACCCGGGGGTGACCCGCGCGACGGGCGTCTTCGACGCGGACGTGTTCCCCGAGCCCTGTCGCGACGGCGACGAGATCCGTGCACTGCTGGCGAGTGAGTAA
- a CDS encoding sensor histidine kinase, protein MTAPDAPDLLPAAVDTLPINMAILDHEGTILYTNRAWQEFGADNEIDLQPDTVGINYLEVTEASTSETGRAAAAGLRELLAGEREHVELEYPCHGPDARRWFLLRATPFTHDGDRYVVVAHSDITDRHEYEARLAASNERLEQFAYAASHDLREPLRMVTSYLDLLERRYADDLDEDAAEFIDYAVDGAERMKAMIEGLLAYSRVETRGDPMAAVDLDAVLEDVRRDLERRIAETGAEISADPLPTVEGDASQLRQVFQNLLDNAIEYSGDGPPGIEISCRRTGSRWEIAVTDDGIGIDPDAQERIFRVFERLHTHEEHHGSGIGLALCRRIVERHGGQLTVDSEPGEGTTFSFTLPAADDPEP, encoded by the coding sequence ATGACCGCTCCCGACGCGCCGGACCTCCTCCCGGCGGCCGTCGACACCCTCCCGATCAACATGGCGATCCTCGACCACGAGGGGACGATCCTCTATACGAACCGGGCGTGGCAGGAATTCGGCGCGGACAACGAGATCGACCTCCAGCCGGATACGGTGGGGATCAACTACCTCGAGGTCACCGAAGCCTCGACGTCGGAAACCGGGCGAGCGGCCGCGGCGGGGCTTCGCGAGCTCCTCGCGGGCGAGCGCGAGCACGTCGAACTCGAGTACCCCTGTCACGGTCCGGACGCGAGACGGTGGTTCCTGCTGCGCGCGACGCCGTTCACACACGACGGAGATCGGTACGTCGTCGTCGCCCACTCGGATATCACCGACCGGCACGAGTACGAAGCGCGCCTCGCCGCGTCGAACGAGCGACTCGAACAGTTCGCCTACGCCGCCAGCCACGACCTCCGGGAGCCGCTGCGAATGGTCACGAGTTACCTCGACCTGCTCGAGCGTCGCTACGCCGACGACCTCGACGAGGACGCTGCCGAGTTCATCGACTACGCCGTCGACGGCGCCGAGCGGATGAAGGCCATGATCGAGGGACTGCTCGCGTACTCCAGGGTCGAAACGCGGGGCGATCCGATGGCGGCGGTCGACCTCGACGCCGTCCTCGAGGACGTCCGGAGAGACCTCGAACGGCGCATCGCGGAGACCGGCGCCGAGATCTCGGCCGACCCGCTGCCGACCGTCGAGGGCGACGCCAGTCAACTCCGTCAGGTGTTCCAGAACCTGCTCGACAACGCCATCGAGTACAGCGGCGACGGCCCGCCCGGGATCGAGATATCCTGCCGCCGAACCGGGAGCCGGTGGGAGATCGCGGTGACCGACGACGGGATCGGCATCGATCCCGACGCACAGGAGCGGATCTTTCGGGTGTTCGAGCGCCTCCACACGCACGAGGAACATCACGGCTCGGGTATCGGGCTGGCGCTCTGCCGACGCATCGTCGAGCGCCACGGCGGCCAACTCACCGTCGACTCGGAACCCGGCGAGGGAACGACGTTCTCGTTCACGCTCCCGGCGGCCGACGATCCGGAGCCCTGA
- a CDS encoding DUF7557 family protein gives MTRTVELDDELAERMESYLEADETMEEFIAELVAIYEQEGRFLQESV, from the coding sequence ATGACCCGCACCGTCGAACTCGACGACGAGCTGGCCGAGCGCATGGAGAGCTACCTCGAGGCCGACGAGACCATGGAGGAGTTCATCGCGGAACTCGTCGCGATCTACGAGCAGGAAGGTCGCTTCCTCCAGGAGAGTGTCTGA
- a CDS encoding YbhB/YbcL family Raf kinase inhibitor-like protein: MSDVTASNPVLTVAQQEGDLRVTSAAFADGESIPDACSYDGENVNPALELSGVPYEAASLAIVVDDPDAVEPAGKIWIHWLVWNVDPAMDAVPRAWDPNDAVEGENDFGEIGYGGPKPPDGEHLYRFKVYALDTELDLEEGASAAELGDAIDDHVLAQTQVTGTYAP, encoded by the coding sequence GTGTCTGACGTGACCGCGTCCAATCCGGTGCTCACCGTCGCCCAGCAGGAGGGCGACCTCCGCGTCACCAGCGCCGCGTTCGCCGACGGCGAGTCGATCCCGGACGCCTGCAGCTACGACGGGGAGAACGTCAACCCGGCGCTGGAACTCAGCGGCGTCCCCTACGAGGCGGCCTCGCTCGCCATCGTCGTCGACGATCCGGACGCGGTCGAACCCGCCGGGAAGATCTGGATCCACTGGCTGGTCTGGAACGTCGATCCCGCGATGGACGCCGTTCCGCGCGCGTGGGATCCGAACGACGCCGTCGAGGGCGAGAACGACTTCGGCGAGATCGGCTACGGCGGGCCGAAACCACCGGACGGCGAACACCTGTATCGCTTCAAGGTGTACGCGCTCGACACCGAACTCGACCTCGAAGAGGGCGCGTCGGCCGCGGAACTCGGGGACGCCATCGACGACCACGTCCTCGCCCAGACGCAGGTGACCGGGACGTACGCGCCGTAG
- a CDS encoding MATE family efflux transporter, producing the protein MSSRTDRSVNVTDGELFKPLLVLSAPIVASQVLNVGYNLADTFWVGRLGGDAIAALSYSWAVVFLMISVGGGLTVAGTVLIAQHKGAGNTARASHVAGQTLSFVTIVAVAFAAVGYLLTPWLMRMVGADPGGDAYGFAVGYTRIMFVGIAFMFWFFIFDALSRGWGDTRTPLYLMVVSVALNVVIDPILILGFEGNPLFSWLGLTELESTLYAATGFTGWGVDGAAVATIFSRGVAAVIGLSLLFSGRVGLDPSLSDLRLKRRTVRKILDIGAPIATEQGLRAFGITVLTAVIAIAGTEAVAAYGIVTRLSSLLFMPALGLARGTETVVGQNLGADQVDRAKRAVKLSSMVITGVFVLVVAAAYPHAEAIAGIFIESGTPNADLVIEYAAAYVVIAGPSYVFLGVFQIMLGGLRGSGSTTAAMVLSVQELWVWRIPIALVAVLGFEMGVVGVWYAVAVSFVASAIVTGVWVLRGTWTEGVVEREVGPPVPGD; encoded by the coding sequence ATGAGTTCCCGGACGGACCGATCGGTCAACGTCACCGACGGCGAACTCTTCAAACCGCTGCTCGTGCTCTCGGCGCCGATCGTGGCTTCGCAGGTTCTCAACGTCGGCTACAACCTCGCGGACACGTTCTGGGTCGGTCGGCTGGGCGGCGACGCGATCGCGGCGCTGTCGTACTCGTGGGCCGTCGTCTTCCTGATGATCAGCGTCGGGGGTGGACTCACCGTCGCAGGGACGGTCCTCATCGCCCAGCACAAGGGCGCGGGCAACACGGCGCGGGCGAGTCACGTCGCCGGGCAGACGCTCTCGTTCGTGACGATCGTCGCGGTGGCGTTCGCCGCGGTCGGCTACCTGCTGACGCCGTGGCTCATGCGGATGGTGGGCGCGGACCCGGGCGGCGACGCGTACGGCTTCGCCGTCGGCTACACGCGAATCATGTTCGTCGGGATCGCCTTCATGTTCTGGTTCTTCATCTTCGACGCGCTCTCGCGCGGCTGGGGCGACACCAGGACGCCGCTGTACCTGATGGTCGTCAGCGTCGCGCTCAACGTGGTCATCGACCCGATCCTCATCCTCGGCTTCGAGGGGAACCCGCTGTTTTCCTGGCTGGGACTGACCGAACTCGAATCGACGCTGTACGCGGCGACCGGCTTTACGGGCTGGGGCGTCGACGGCGCGGCGGTCGCGACGATCTTCTCCCGGGGCGTCGCGGCCGTGATCGGACTCTCCCTGCTCTTTTCGGGGCGGGTCGGGCTCGATCCCTCGCTCTCCGACCTGCGACTGAAACGCCGGACCGTGCGCAAGATCCTCGACATCGGCGCGCCGATCGCGACCGAGCAGGGCCTGCGGGCGTTCGGCATCACGGTGCTGACGGCCGTGATCGCCATCGCGGGTACCGAGGCCGTCGCGGCCTACGGGATCGTCACGCGGCTCTCGTCGTTGCTGTTCATGCCCGCGCTCGGGCTCGCCCGCGGGACGGAGACCGTCGTCGGACAGAACCTCGGCGCCGACCAGGTCGATCGCGCGAAGCGCGCCGTGAAGCTGAGCTCGATGGTTATCACGGGCGTCTTCGTTCTCGTCGTCGCCGCGGCGTATCCCCACGCCGAGGCCATCGCGGGCATCTTCATCGAATCCGGGACGCCGAACGCGGACCTGGTGATCGAGTACGCGGCGGCGTACGTCGTCATCGCCGGCCCCTCCTACGTCTTCCTCGGGGTCTTCCAGATCATGCTCGGCGGGCTCCGGGGCAGCGGGTCGACCACGGCCGCGATGGTCCTGTCGGTCCAGGAGCTGTGGGTCTGGCGCATTCCCATCGCGCTCGTGGCGGTCCTCGGGTTCGAGATGGGCGTCGTCGGCGTCTGGTACGCCGTCGCCGTTTCGTTCGTCGCCTCGGCCATCGTCACCGGCGTCTGGGTCCTCCGGGGCACCTGGACGGAGGGCGTCGTCGAACGCGAGGTCGGACCGCCGGTGCCGGGCGATTGA
- a CDS encoding isoaspartyl peptidase/L-asparaginase, protein MHVIVHGGAGGSPDEPDARQAVLDDAATTGAATGTPIEAVEAAVRVLESSPRFNAGVGGAVQSDGVVRTDAGVMTDDRAVGAACSMPGVEHAVSVARLVMEETPHGFVSGEHAVSLAEAFGVETDVDLRTERTREKWADLDAPDGDPREHLEWIRERYGRSDPDGRDAGEGEATRRADGSDHAGSAAPGVGDERDHDTVGAVAREGDRIAAATSTGGRWLALAGRVGDVPQVGSGFYCCPAAGVSATGAGEDIARVTLSRRVARHVERGLDADAATTLAMAEFAELTGSSAGVIAIDADGNAGSAFNSDEMQTAIARDRTTDAGRRN, encoded by the coding sequence ATGCACGTCATCGTCCACGGCGGTGCCGGCGGGAGCCCCGACGAACCGGACGCGAGACAGGCCGTACTCGACGACGCGGCGACTACGGGCGCGGCGACCGGGACGCCGATCGAGGCCGTCGAAGCGGCCGTCCGCGTGCTCGAATCCTCGCCGCGATTCAACGCCGGCGTCGGCGGCGCCGTCCAGAGCGACGGCGTCGTGCGGACCGACGCGGGCGTGATGACCGACGACCGAGCGGTCGGAGCCGCCTGCTCGATGCCGGGCGTCGAGCACGCGGTCAGCGTCGCACGGCTCGTGATGGAAGAGACGCCCCACGGCTTCGTCTCCGGCGAGCACGCCGTCTCGCTCGCCGAGGCGTTCGGCGTCGAGACGGACGTCGATCTCCGGACGGAGCGCACGCGCGAGAAGTGGGCGGATCTCGACGCGCCGGACGGCGACCCCCGCGAGCACCTCGAGTGGATTCGCGAGCGCTACGGTCGATCAGATCCCGACGGTCGCGACGCGGGTGAGGGAGAGGCGACACGTCGGGCGGACGGCAGCGATCACGCGGGTTCGGCCGCGCCGGGCGTCGGCGACGAGCGCGATCACGACACCGTCGGCGCCGTCGCCCGCGAGGGCGATCGCATCGCGGCGGCGACCTCGACCGGCGGACGGTGGCTCGCGCTCGCGGGTCGCGTCGGCGACGTCCCGCAGGTGGGGTCGGGCTTTTACTGCTGTCCCGCCGCGGGCGTCAGCGCGACGGGCGCCGGCGAGGACATCGCGCGCGTCACCCTCTCGCGTCGCGTGGCCCGTCACGTCGAACGCGGGCTCGACGCCGACGCGGCGACGACGCTGGCAATGGCGGAGTTCGCCGAACTGACCGGCTCCAGCGCCGGCGTCATCGCCATCGACGCCGACGGCAACGCCGGGTCGGCGTTCAACAGCGACGAGATGCAGACCGCGATCGCCCGGGACCGAACGACCGACGCTGGTCGCCGAAACTGA
- a CDS encoding metallophosphoesterase family protein: MLTIASTDDGGDPFVQRRIDPDAWNDVYVIGDVHGCREVLDSLLAKLAVDADDLVVFVGDLVRKGPDGGGVVGLVRRRENMLAVRGNNEQKLLDGDVSCPTVDPLDRRFLETLPDVIRWEGGLIVHGGLDPDRELGAHSREELLTMRAPTGDGYDGPFWFDRYDGPPRVFFGHTVLSAPIEDEWVVGLDTGCVYGGQLTAYDLKGDRFVTVDGRAHRDRPATKVVSSGGST; the protein is encoded by the coding sequence GTGCTGACTATCGCTTCGACCGATGACGGGGGTGACCCGTTCGTCCAGCGCCGGATCGATCCCGACGCGTGGAACGACGTGTACGTGATCGGCGACGTACACGGCTGTCGCGAGGTGCTCGATAGCCTCCTGGCGAAACTGGCCGTCGATGCTGACGACCTCGTCGTCTTCGTCGGCGACCTCGTCAGGAAGGGACCCGACGGTGGCGGCGTCGTCGGCCTCGTTCGACGACGCGAGAACATGCTCGCCGTTCGCGGAAACAACGAGCAGAAATTGCTAGATGGTGACGTCTCCTGCCCTACCGTCGATCCCCTCGATCGCCGCTTTCTCGAGACGCTTCCGGACGTGATCCGATGGGAGGGCGGCCTGATCGTCCACGGTGGTCTCGATCCCGACCGCGAACTCGGTGCCCACTCTCGCGAGGAGTTGTTGACGATGCGTGCGCCGACCGGGGACGGCTACGACGGCCCGTTCTGGTTCGACCGATACGACGGCCCGCCGCGGGTCTTCTTCGGTCACACCGTCCTTTCGGCCCCGATCGAGGACGAGTGGGTCGTCGGGCTCGATACGGGCTGCGTGTACGGCGGCCAGCTGACCGCCTACGATCTCAAGGGCGATCGCTTCGTGACCGTCGACGGGCGGGCCCACCGGGATCGACCGGCGACGAAGGTCGTCTCGAGCGGGGGGTCGACGTGA